From Daphnia pulicaria isolate SC F1-1A chromosome 11, SC_F0-13Bv2, whole genome shotgun sequence, the proteins below share one genomic window:
- the LOC124316026 gene encoding uncharacterized protein LOC124316026: MLEFGEALSTKDIQNMKCKLQGFKQDDWHHTAELLNVYANDPRNLVKVFHDDDNNINLICVQLSKQKELYRLYGQTLELDGTYCTNVQGMPLYTLLIEDNHGIGQPIYYAWMKQETTDFITLALRTFAENNDVSVTNVILTDKDCAELAGIKTVFPNATSLLCQFHVDCAVDTRLNKAKLETNHQEEIYQSFQRAMHAESEEQIKKEEQYLCNIEEDNLGDYFKKQWFNIRNVWCDFYRTTLFTKGNKTTNRLERFHSTIKKTINHRQVKFHQIVQVLLDISTLRTMDSDRKAREARVKFPTSKPHPLLKAFSEVITPYALKLIQAEIAMNKTSSYGIFKSADVYRVTSNKGENEIKGNLQSCTCHFFMSYGLPCTHIVYVATEMEICLPQQSFNSCWKVEKIPSQEAYQIEEPTNDSITVKMKRTKAKSFTREQLWVEANELAKEWANTLTNLPIPAFQGQLNAMKHLIECAKNNITINFNEKIRPTEEKEATNLVNEQFMQIAIPNSTACETHEQLALNIEDDITKMAKELNSNQHNIDEQQQMETEVQQITEVVNELVVVPDVNKKNSERLKKLKKLKLVNIKRRQGKPRTTKKLDKYKYSPKPFLKKKSHEKNRMFLSWTTGKEKSHYLLLNQQKADRKHLTHASQMSTAVLEDDVQSVLQSFQNLFTEEGWKQLMTNIHERNQTTLEYICPTCRKPEGTKKEPWIFCESCQLWHHYSCQAIKKKPQSSNYTCTICRK; the protein is encoded by the exons ATGTTGGAGTTCGGAGAAGCCTTATCTACTAAAGATATCCAAAATATGAAATGCAAACTTCAAG GTTTTAAACAAGATGATTGGCATCACACTGCTGAACTGTTAAATGTCTATGCTAATGATCCACGAAATTTAGTTAAAGTATTTCATGATGACGATAACAACATCAACCTTATTTGCGTCCAGTtatcgaaacaaaaagaactgtATCGTTTGTATGGACAAACTCTCGAACTTGACGGCACTTACTGCACCAACGTTCAGGGCATGCCATTATATACTCTTTTGATTGAAGACAACCACGGAATTGGACAGCCCATCTACTACGCATGGATGAAACAAGAAACAACAGATTTTATTACGCTAGCACTTCGAACGTTCGCTGAG AATAACGATGTGTCTGTAACGAACGTAATTTTAACCGATAAAGACTGTGCAGAACTCGCTGGGATAAAAACCGTATTTCCAAACGCTACGAGTCTCTTGTGCCAATTTCACGTTGATTGCGCCGTTGATACCAGACTTAATAAAGCGAAACTTGAAACAAATCACCAAGAAGAAATTTATCAATCATTTCAGAGAGCAATGCATGCTGAATCTGaagaacaaattaaaaaagaggaGCAATACCTCTGTAATATAG aagaagacaATCTCGGAGACTATTTCAAAAAACAATGGTTCAACATAAGAAACGTTTGGTGCGATTTCTATCGCACTACTTTATTCACTAAGGGTAACAAAACAACCAACAGACTTGAAAG ATTTCACTCAACAATCAAGAAAACCATAAACCACAGACAAGTAAAGTTTCACCAAATAGTGCAAGTTCTTCTTGACATCTCTACTCTTCGCACGATGGATtctgatagaaaagcaagagaAGCAAGAGTAAAGTTCCCTACATCAAAGCCTCACCCACTTTTGAAAGCATTTTCAGAAGTAATCACTCCATATGCGCTGAAGCTAATACAAGCTGAAATAGCTATGAACAAAACATCATCCTACGGAATTTTTAAA TCTGCCGACGTATATCGCGTCACTTCAAACAaaggtgaaaatgaaatcaaaggaAACCTACAATCATGTACCTGCCATTTCTTCATGTCCTACGGCCTTCCGTGCACTCACATCGTTTACGTAGCAACAGAAATGGAAATATGTCTTCCACAGCAATCCTTTAACTCCTGCTGGAAAGTCGAAAAAATACCAAGTCAGGAAGCCTACCAAATTGAGGAACCCACCAATGACTCCATAACAGTAAAGATGAAACGCACAAAGGCAAAAAGTTTCACTAGAGAACAATTATGGGTGGAAGCTAACGAATTAGCAAAAGAATGGGCAAATACGTTAACAAATCTACCGATTCCGGCATTCCAAGGCCAACTGAACGCCATGAAACACTTGATCGAGTGTGCGAAAAATAACATCACAATCAACttca ACGAAAAGATCAGACCAACAGAAGAGAAAGAGGCAACCAACCTTGTGAATGAGCAATTTATGCAAATAGCCATACCAAATTCCACTGCATGCGAAACACACGAACAACTAGCTTTAAACATAGAAG ACGACATCACGAAAATGGCGAAAGAACTAAATTCCAATCAGCATAATATAGATGAACAACAGCAAATGGAAACAGAGGTTCAACAAATCACAGAAGTAGTGAATGAACTCGTAGTCGTACCTGacgtcaacaaaaaaaacagtgaaagattgaagaaactaaaaaaattgaaacttgtAAACATAAAAAGACGACAGGGTAAACCAAGAACAACTAAAAAGCTTGATAAATACAAGTACAGTCCCAAACcattcctgaaaaaaaaatcacacgaGAAAAATAGAA TGTTTCTTTCATGGACAAcaggaaaagagaaatctCACTACCTGTTACTCAACCAACAAAAAGCTGATCGAAAACATCTCACCCATGCCAGCCAAATGAGTACAGCAGTTCTCGAAGATGATGTACAAAGCGTATTACAATCATTTCAAAACCTCTTCACTGAAGAAGGATGGAAACAACTAATGACAAACA TTCATGAACGAAATCAAACAACACTGGAATACATCTGTCCAACTTGCCGCAAACCTGAAGGCACCAAAAAAGAACCTTGGATTTTCTGTGAGTCATGCCAATTGTGGCATCACTACAGCTGTcaagccattaaaaaaaaaccacaatcAAGCAATTATACCTGTACAATCTGTCGAAAGTAG